One region of Streptomyces subrutilus genomic DNA includes:
- the mmsB gene encoding multiple monosaccharide ABC transporter permease: MAQTKTTPDTTPRTPHSGQRPSAGAVLARVLRGNLRQYGMLLALALIVLLFQFWTDGILLQPLNITNLIQQNGYILILAIGMMIVIIAGHIDLSVGSLAAFVGAAAAVMMVKHHAPWPVALVAALLIGALAGAWQGFWIAYLGIPSFIVTLAGMLLFRGGTQILLQGQSVAPFPKGFQNISSGFLPAVGPHTNYHNLTLLLGFVVLAVAILQEVRGRRRAASYGLEPLPAGLFLVKLGAITAAVVAFTLLLASYHGVPIVLLILGVLLVGFGYVMRNSILGRHTYAIGGNEAAARLSGVKSKRVVFLAFVNMGVLAALAGMVFAARLNAGTPQAGINFELEAIAAAFIGGASASGGVGTVIGALTGGLVLGVLNNGMSLVGVGTDYQQVIKGLVLLAAVGFDVYNKRKAGA; the protein is encoded by the coding sequence ATGGCCCAGACCAAGACCACCCCAGACACCACGCCCCGCACACCGCACAGCGGCCAACGACCGTCAGCCGGTGCCGTACTGGCCCGAGTGCTGCGCGGCAACCTGCGCCAGTACGGGATGCTGCTCGCGCTGGCGCTGATCGTGCTGCTGTTCCAGTTCTGGACGGACGGCATCCTGCTCCAGCCGCTCAACATCACCAACCTGATCCAGCAGAACGGCTACATCCTCATCCTGGCCATCGGCATGATGATCGTCATCATCGCCGGGCACATCGACCTGTCGGTCGGGTCGCTCGCCGCCTTCGTCGGGGCGGCCGCCGCGGTGATGATGGTCAAACACCACGCGCCGTGGCCCGTGGCGCTGGTGGCCGCGCTGCTGATCGGGGCTCTCGCCGGAGCCTGGCAGGGCTTCTGGATCGCCTATCTCGGGATCCCCTCGTTCATCGTCACGCTGGCCGGCATGCTGCTGTTCCGCGGTGGGACCCAGATCCTCCTGCAGGGCCAGTCGGTGGCGCCGTTCCCCAAGGGCTTCCAGAACATCAGCAGCGGCTTCCTCCCCGCGGTCGGCCCCCACACCAATTACCACAACCTCACCCTGCTGCTGGGCTTCGTGGTGCTGGCCGTCGCGATCCTGCAGGAGGTGCGCGGACGGCGGCGGGCCGCCTCGTACGGGCTGGAACCCCTCCCGGCCGGGCTCTTCCTGGTGAAGCTCGGCGCGATCACCGCGGCCGTGGTGGCCTTCACGCTGCTGCTGGCCAGCTACCACGGGGTGCCGATCGTTCTGCTGATCCTCGGCGTCCTGCTGGTCGGCTTCGGATACGTGATGCGCAACTCGATCCTCGGCCGGCACACCTACGCCATCGGCGGAAACGAGGCGGCGGCGAGGCTGTCCGGGGTGAAGAGCAAGCGGGTCGTCTTCCTGGCCTTCGTGAACATGGGCGTCCTCGCGGCCCTGGCCGGGATGGTCTTCGCCGCGCGACTCAACGCCGGTACCCCGCAGGCCGGCATCAACTTCGAGCTGGAGGCGATCGCCGCCGCCTTCATCGGCGGCGCCTCCGCGAGCGGCGGTGTGGGAACCGTCATCGGCGCGCTCACAGGCGGTCTGGTGCTGGGCGTACTGAACAACGGCATGTCGCTGGTCGGCGTGGGTACCGACTACCAGCAGGTGATCAAGGGCCTGGTACTGCTGGCGGCCGTCGGCTTCGACGTCTACAACAAGCGCAAGGCCGGAGCCTGA